The Pyxicephalus adspersus chromosome 1, UCB_Pads_2.0, whole genome shotgun sequence sequence atattaacataaaataattcacAACAAACATTATATATGACCCCTCGTGAACTGCATTATAGTCTGTACTTTGAAACTATTGACAAGGCcagaaacataataaataaatttcctTAATGACCTTGGACTTTAGTTGGTCAAGCTACAGCTGACATTAGGAGATTTTATCAGATAGCCTTGTCAATCCCTTCTGTATATCTTCCTTAGGGACATTTCAAGGCACACTCACAACCTTCACTACATCATTTCACTACTTAGTGCAAGGTTCAGAGGAACATAACACATGCCACATCCCACAGACAATATTCTCTGCAccactttttaacttttaaagagaaaaaagctaAAGAGAGTTTAGCTTAAATTTATGAATAAAGGATAGAAAACAtagttttccttttgtttgttcAGGAGGTCTCTTCATTTCTTGTCCAAGATCTTCAATgagaaaaaaggggaaatctcTACAAAANNNNNNNNNNNNNNNNNNNNNNNNNNNNNNNNNNNNNNNNNNNNNNNNNNNNNNNNNNNNNNNNNNNNNNNNNNNNNNNNNNNNNNNNNNNNNNNNNNNNNNNNNNNNNNNNNNNNNNNNNNNNNNNNNNNNNNNNNNNNNNNNNNNNNNNNNNNNNNNNNNNNNNNNNNNNNNNNNNNNNNNNNNNNNNNNNNNNNNNNNNNNNNNNNNNNNNNNNNNNNNNNNNNNNNNNNNNNNNNNNNNNNNNNNNNcccttgacttgtatagtggttgTTCTCCATCAATCATAGAAAGTAATATTAACCCAAAAATGTTATCTATTGCACCTTACCTGTCCCTTGATGCAGAGATTGATTGTTACCTAACATTTCTGCCCTAATATCTAAAAGAATGGCAACACTTGTTTACTTCTCAATAACATAGACGGTAGAGGTTCTGCAGTCTTTAGAGAAGCTGAAATGCACAACAGGCAAAGAGAACAGAATGTTACCACCTCAAAATATTTCAGGCAAGACCAACAGGAATGATAAACCTATTTAACATATGTGACAAAATACTTTCAATAGtttatttaacagaccaaaaaggagAAAACACAAATGTCTATTGTTAGTGTTGACATACCTTTTGAGAACTGAAACACTGAGCTTCCTAAGATGAGGTGAATGGGCACATAcatgttttttctatttcaagtagtaaaaagtaaaagtataacCCAGAAGATtatggtgttaaaaaaaagaaaccctatTGAACCAGTGCGTAGCACAGTAGGGCCTTCTTGTAAATTAGGATGTACATGTTCCATTCCATCACATCCCATAAATATTATtcgtaaaaaaaattctccatatGTGATGGAAGAGACATGTTTATGTTAGATATGTTTTGTGTTAGAAAAAGACTCTACTGTGCCATGTACTGGTGTTAGTTCATTATAACCCATCTCACTATAATATCCTGGGTTTAATTTTATTGTTGACCCCCAACCCCTACACCATGGAAGCTATGGTTTTCATGCACTGCAGTTTGATTAAAAAGCCATATGCAAGTTTGGAATAAATCCATAAAATTTGTATCTATAATACATCAAAACTTTTCTGGATGTATGGATGACCACTTAGGTGTAAATGATTAGCATTGGCTCTACCCAGTATCCTGAAATGAGAAATATTCCGCTTTTTTTACTTCATGTAATAAGACAcgtgtatatactgtacattacaaaaagcttcttttgtgcaaagaacaaaaaagtaaaatgtacaaaattaaataCCACAACAAACAACATATATCACACAAAAGTCTGTTTAATAAACCATCAAATCAAAACTCTGACAGTTGAAGAATAAATTACAGCATTAAATtatcattttcaatattattttatattctgtactttAGAAAACTGTaccaatttttaaaatgcaaattcaaaaatatatatatttagtttatatatatatatatatatatatatatatatatatagatctgtgTGTGAGAGCTGTGGTATGTCTTGTGACCCCTTTCCCTGAAAGACATTTTAGAAGAATGTTTCTCTGCACTCTTTACTACCTTGTAAACCACTGTTACTTTGTGTTTATCGTCACCACTGACACACTATGGGATAATATTACTAGAATTTTAGCTGTTGCCTATAGTAACCATTCATTGATCATTTAACtgtttactaaaaaaagaaagactggATTTGCTAAAAGCAacagatttacattttaaattaatttactctagttttaaagtttttttttttttttgcaaaaaataatattgttgtcaGCAATATTATGTTCTGGTTGCTAAACGATTGCTTCCATTCACAAAACAGCACTTCAGACCTGACAAGCTGTGCAGCtttactggataaaaaaaaaattattttgtattacatttgtcCCATCAGAAAGGAAATGTGCTGTCACAGGCTTCGCTAAGTTAATAGCTGGCAAACTGTGGCATTCCAAGTACAACTAACTTCATCTGTGGCCTATAAAATAACCAGACTGCCAAAACTCCATAAAGTGTCTTGTTTTTCCTCATTATATATTGCTGACAGTGTGACATTTTTTGAAAGCTTGCCCTTGCAGAGTGGTGCATCCTTCCAAGTTGCACACCAGTGACTCCTGCTATAGTAACCAAGCATGGATGTGTTTCAGTCTCTAAGGGCAGAAAAAATGCTTATGCCGCTGGGCACAATTATAAAGGAAATAGTTGTTAAAATGCTACGAGTACATTATTATCTCCCTGCTAACTTGGAAACACAGGcaactgttttaataaaaacctaCTTGGCATGAATGAAGTGAACTGCCAGGGAATGCTATATTAAATGACTACCAATTTACATGCCACACGCATATAGTTCACATAAAGATACCAATAACCCACTTTACTTGTCCCTTGGTGTCCATTAATTTCATCTTgaattgtaacattttctttCACATGATAAAAGTTAGTACCTCAAAACCACAACTAAAAATAGGTCCATGTTACTGACAGATTTCTTTAATATAGTAGAGGAAATAGCTTCATGGAACAAGCTGGTCAGAGATGATGTCCAATGTTCTGCAAACCCAAATACATCTCAACTTTCATTAAAGTAAACGGGTCAACCACAAACCGAACTGCTAtactaattattatatttagtagGGTGGTATGAATTATAATGAGGGAGTCCATACACTTGCTGAGCTGAGACCTGCTCGGGGAATCGGTGCCATGTGTATGGGTTGAAAATGCCTTTCCAACCCCATAGTTATTTCTTTGGACAAGATGCAATTGTTTCAGAGCTGTACTGATGGGAGAAAGCAGCTGTCAAATGATCCATTGTCCTGAATATGGATGTTTAGCAACTGCTTAGGACATCAGATTTTTCAGGACTCGACTCTTTTGACAGCCAAAGTTCTTGCAGATCTGGCTGACCCACCTAAAGGTGTACGGGCAACTATTCTCTATttcaaacaagaaaaatacataaaaagtagaACCCTTATTACCTATAAAACATGAAGACGACTGTCTGTGAGAGGGCTATCGTCAGGTCCTTAAAGACACAGTTTGATACCCCAGGTTTATTGCAAGGAAAACAATATAGCTGCTGATTGGTTACTGAGAGTAAGGGCTATGGAGATCACCATTTGCTTTATTAGTCTCTTTGCCAATTCCAACACCAAATTCCAAACATCTGACTAACTTTGTATTAAAGCTTGCTAGTACAATTTTTACTATGATGAAAAGTCATTGTGGTTTATGATGTCAGATATGTGAGacatattacactttttttaatgctgtatgtatgtttttttggtatGACAGGAAACATGCTTGTACTACAGCTGAAAGTATAGTTATTACACTTATGATTTCCTGTTAATGTCATGCTGTTGAGATAGCATATATATTTTGCACTTCCAATAATGAGCAGCTTAAAGGAAGAAAGATGtgggttgccattgctgactttgtTTTGCTTATGTCCTGGCTTTAATGCTGATCTACTGACTTATAATTAAAATCAGAAATTCTGATTTTAGTGGTGCATGCTTTTTTCAAGACAGCGACTAATACCACACAGCCAGACATACCATTCATTATCAGCAGTGGCAGCCAACAAATTTCCTTTGAAAAGTcataacaggtacactttaaaaggaACAATAAAGCACTTTGCTTATACATGAATTCATACAAACTGCTCTCAAGTCAAAGATGATAACTGTTTGCAGTGTCATGCAGACACATAAACACCAAGAGGCACAGACAACTCAAATATCAGTGCACCATATGCCTATAGATGTATTCAGTTAGGTAAAGGGAACACACAAGGGTAGCCAGTTCAGGCTTGTGCTGCTGCAAGCAAAGTGGGGTGCTTTAGAATGTCAGAagcttattttataaaaaaaaagtgttaaaattatCTTCTATATTGGTAGAATGCCACCAATTAGAATATTCTAACCCCCTCATTCCTAAGGAATCTGCTGATCTCTTTGAGGCCACCAGAGGAGTCAGAGCTAATCAGCTCCTTCCTTCCATTAGGCTTAGTAGTCTCAATAGCCATCTTCCTGCAACTGAAAGTTCTAAACAAAGTATCTATTAAGTACCAGAAAGAATGACATTTGTACATGTTTTGTAGTACTGCACACCCAATGATTATATTAAAGTGGCGGGCTACACACCTTTCAAAACACTGTTCTCCCCCACTTATAAACACACCagagaatatttataaaaacacagcagccaataagattttattttgcacatttgtagTTTCTTTTCTTCCTGCAAATGGTAGCAAATGCTGTTGcgattatttttatactattattaataatatttttatatgcgTGTTATCATAAATATTCTCACAATGTCCTGTAAAAGTCAACTGTAAAAATCAATCAAtcttaaaaatacatacattttatattcttgcAAACCATCTAGCAATCAGGACTTCAACCAATGGACATCACAGCATATATGAATCATCTTCATATATAATCTTTGCTCTCCTTCTGAACTATGCACACTGCAGAGTTAAATGTAACAAGCAATAAGCAAGAAGTATGCAAGTCTGATGTTTCAAAATGAATCTAAATGCTTTTAAAGTTGGCGCAAGTGGCTGACAGGGAGTGCAACTTATGAACTAACTATTGCAATCCTATGGACAAATGcagttataatatatacatatataaaatgaaaacacaatgtaTCACATGTATCTGTGCTACCTCATAGGGCACATTTAATAGGCCTTGCATTTTAAAGCGTAAGGTACCAGGAACTGGAGGTATTTTAAACCAACTGTTGGTTTCAACAGTTTCAATCTGAACAGGTTCAATCTGAAATACTGAATCTTTGGTAAATACAGAGCATTAGAAAAAGCACTggaacccacagcaaccaatcagcagtATGCTTTCAGCATTTTAGTGCATTTAGACTATCCCAaactgatttctgattggctgccaatTGTTACAgcacaacaaaaatgttcttaACTGCAAGGCCTGAACTCCATATTCAATATTACATTATAACAGGACACCAAGACCAGTTTGTAATATGCCAACCAGGATATTCTAAAGAACAATAATGTGCACTTGCTctaagcaaccaatcagaaatcagtgTTGACCAGTTGGAGCAGTACTGTTTACAGCTACAATAAGtacatttgtaattaaaaaaaaaaaccttcactgCAAACTTTGTAAAGATCTTTGCTTAATATATTTCATAAACAGAATttgtccatgtgtttttttttttttatataaacgtTAGCAAGTGTTACACTCAACCACAATGCCTAATGGATAGGTTTCAGCAGCAAGCACAGTCAAGACCatggctattattattactaatactgAAATTATCTTTAGCAGATGTCAGGCCTTCTGGTGCAATAAAAATACACTGGACTATCTATTGTGACCCTTCTGTCAAATTCTGTAACTTAGTACAAATTTAGACAACTTGTGGTGTCCCAGCTGTCATGGAGCTACAAATTTCCCAAGCCCTCAGAGTCAGCATTAGTTTGTTCCAAAACTAGAGAGACCAAGATACCTCATTCCtctaatttaccaaaaaagaatGCCAAATGTTTGTAAAGTACTACATATGTGGAATACCAACAtagtaattttatgttttgtagtgtaGCATGGAGTGAATCAAAGTTACTAACAGAATAGCCCAGAGCAACAGGTTGgagttataattataaatataatttttttctcatttccctTTAACCCAATAGGAAGTTTGAAGTAAACAGGTTTGATGTTTGCTATTAAACCCTTTCTTTTAAGCATCTCCTTATTCTGGTGTAAAAAATGTTAAGCAAATAACAGTATTCCTGTTCCTGGATTAGCTGTACATGAAATAATATTCTTGCaaaatacaactaaaatatttcttttaacttAAACTTGAAACAGTTTGAGtttaaatgctcaaaaacaaccaaacaaacTTGGAGATAACCACTTCATCATCAGTTTTCGTTAACCACAAACCAAACCAAACCAGTCACTGTATTGCACTTGTGTAAGAAAATATATTCCCTTATATTTAGAATATGtattcctaaaatgtaattacttccTAAAATCTTCATACTGAAGATCCTGAGCAGTTTAGGGTTTACAACATTAACAGCATTCTGTAAAAGTATTCACCCACCGAATGAAGTATGGTCTTCCTTGCAGACAGAATGTAGCTGTCTCAGTTGCCATTACTATGATGCAGCCAGCACTACAATGTGTATTACTAATAGAATTGGGAGGTCATTTCCCTGAAAATGATGAGATTTGATCTATGAAGTCACATAGGTACCTAACTGTGTAATTTCTGCTTCTGTGCATGAAAAGCATGAATGAAGCTTTAAAACAGCTGTTCGTAGGCTCAGTGTTTACAAAAAGGCAGCCAAAAGGGGTCTTAGATACAAAGCATCTCAGCAATGTCTCTATAACTGGGACATGAACAAATTTCCCTGTGGGTAGCATCAAAATATATTATCCATCTTAATAATTGTTCTGCAGGTAAGGTATTAATTATCATTACCATATTCCATTTATATGCACTTAatccacacagaaaaaaaaaccttacagcaTTCTCACGTTCCACTGACAAGGCTTTTGTATTATTTCTGTAGCAAACAAATAAACTGTGGTTTCCCGCAGATATAAATATACTTTCTAGTTACAAGTCTGGCATGAAAATGCTTATTAGCTTTTATCTTGTGTTTCACACGTGTGTTGGACAGTCCATGAAGAGGTCTGTTTTAGCCACTTGTAGAGAAAGGGGAGGGGGTTTGTAGGGGCAGCTGCTCAAACTGCAGGGAATACCTCCTCCACTCCGAGGCTTCCCTCGAGTCCTTGTGCCCACGACACCGAGCCGGCGTTGGCATAGAATTCCCTGCCAGGCCTGTAATGTCTTTGAACTCCATACCCAAACGCCACTGGTTATCCCCACGGCTAAAGACATGAAGATCTTGAGCATAAAAACTGCTACGCTGGGTATAGAAGTGGGCAAGGTACAGTCTGGCCTGCCACCCCCAGCAGCTGTCCTGCAGGGCTCTTCCCGAGCCCTGGCCTCCCAGTGTGCCAAGTTAAGTCTTTCATAAAAGCAACAGACAATGATGCATGTAGCTGGGACAGTATATAGTATAGAGAACACCCCAATCTTAACCATTAGCTTCTCCAGTTTTTCTGTATTGGTTCCACCAGTTTTCATTACACGGCGGATGTGGAAGAGTGCTACAAAGCCAGTTAGTAAAAATGATGTGCCAGTCACCAAGTAGCAGGAAAGAGGTACAAGAACAAATCCAGTTAGGGCGCTGGGATCCGAGCCTCCAACATAGCAGAGTCCAGTCAGCTCATCTCCCCCCACTTTCCGCATTGTCAATATGATGATGGTCTTCACCGCTGGAATACCCCATGCAGCCAGGTGAAAGTAGCTTCCGTGCGACTCAATGGCCTCGTGACCCCACTTCTTGCTTGCTGCCAGGAACCAAGTTAAGGTTAATACCACCCACCAAAGCGAACTGGCCATGCCAAAGTAGTACAATATAAGAAATACCAGGGTGCACCCACTACTTTCCAGGCCTTCTCGGATCAAGTAGGGGGCGCCCCCTTCCCGGTCACAAGCAATGCTGGGGGCTCCAGCTGCAGCTCGGATGAGAAATGCAGTACAGTATACATTGTAACACATGCTCAGAAAGAT is a genomic window containing:
- the FZD9 gene encoding frizzled-9 yields the protein MSRCLVTLPCLLGQMLLMTLALEMGLYDVERGREAKCELIRIPMCQGIGYNMTRMPNYIGHESQEEAAVKLQEFAPLVEYGCHIHLRFFLCSLYAPMCTEQVSTSIPACKPMCESARLKCSPIMKQFNFGWPESLDCDRLPSKNDPNALCMEAPENATNGDPVTNGHGMLPVEPRPPRPSGSGIGIPSRCANPDKFLYVERSGVCAPRCTPGVDVYWSSSDKDFALVWMAAWSGLCFISTAFTVLTFLLHPQRFQYPERPIIFLSMCYNVYCTAFLIRAAAGAPSIACDREGGAPYLIREGLESSGCTLVFLILYYFGMASSLWWVVLTLTWFLAASKKWGHEAIESHGSYFHLAAWGIPAVKTIIILTMRKVGGDELTGLCYVGGSDPSALTGFVLVPLSCYLVTGTSFLLTGFVALFHIRRVMKTGGTNTEKLEKLMVKIGVFSILYTVPATCIIVCCFYERLNLAHWEARAREEPCRTAAGGGRPDCTLPTSIPSVAVFMLKIFMSLAVGITSGVWVWSSKTLQAWQGILCQRRLGVVGTRTRGKPRSGGGIPCSLSSCPYKPPPLSLQVAKTDLFMDCPTHV